The following proteins are encoded in a genomic region of Papaver somniferum cultivar HN1 unplaced genomic scaffold, ASM357369v1 unplaced-scaffold_10, whole genome shotgun sequence:
- the LOC113326777 gene encoding 3-ketoacyl-CoA synthase 10-like produces the protein MANEQALLSTEIVNRGIESSGPDAGSLTFSVRVRRRLPDFVQSVNLKYVKLGYHYLINHAIYLATIPVLVLVFSAEVGSISREELWKKLWEDTRYDLASLLAFFGILVFTISVYFMSKPKPIYLIDFACYRPSDDLKVTKEQFIEQARSSGKFDEESLQFQRRILQNSGIGDETYVPKVVMSSENCSTMKEGRTEAATVIFGALDELFEKCRIRPKDVGILVVNCSLFNPTPSLSAMIVNHYKMRGNILSFNLGGMGCSAGIIALDLARDMLQANQNNFAVVVSTEMVAFNWYPGKNKSMLIPNCYFRMGCAASLLSNRRHDFRRAKYRLEHIVRTHKGSDDRSFRSVYQEEDEQRFKGLKISKDLMEVGGDALKTNITTLGPLVLPFSEQLMFFATLARKQLFGGKAASKPYIPDYKLAFEHFCVHAASKSVLDELQRNLELSDKNIEPSRMTLHRFGNTSSSSIWYELAYLEAKERVRRGDRIWQLAFGSGFKCNSVVWRSLRKVKKPTANNPWLDCLDRYPVQMHI, from the exons ATGGCTAATGAACAAGCACTTCTATCAACAGAGATTGTAAACCGTGGGATTGAATCATCAGGTCCTGATGCTGGTTCACTAACATTCTCGGTCAGGGTACGTAGAAGGTTACCTGATTTTGTTCAATCAGTGAACCTGAAATATGTCAAGTTAGGGTATCATTATTTGATCAACCATGCAATATATCTTGCTACGATTCCTGTTCTGGTTTTAGTTTTTAGTGCTGAAGTTGGAAGTATTAGTAGAGAAGAATTATGGAAGAAATTGTGGGAAGATACTAGATATGATCTTGCTTCACTTCTTGCGTTCTTCGGGATCCTCGTGTTTACGATATCGGTTTATTTCATGTCTAAACCAAAACCTATTTATCTTATCGATTTCGCTTGTTATCGCCCTTCGGATGATCTTAAG GTGACAAAAGAACAATTCATTGAACAAGCTCGAAGCTCGGGCAAATTCGACGAGGAAAGTCTTCAATTTCAGCGTCGAATTCTACAAAACTCGGGCATTGGTGATGAAACATACGTTCCCAAGGTTGTTATGTCATCTGAAAATTGTTCTACAATGAAAGAAGGTCGTACAGAAGCAGCAACAGTCATCTTTGGTGCCTTGGATGAACTATTTGAGAAATGTAGAATCCGTCCTAAAGACGTGGGGATTCTAGTCGTAAACTGCAGTCTTTTTAATCCAACTCCGTCACTATCAGCCATGATAGTAAATCACTACAAAATGAGAGGAAACATACTTAGTTTCAATCTTGGGGGAATGGGTTGTAGTGCTGGAATTATTGCTTTGGATTTAGCTAGAGATATGCTTCAAGCTAATCAGAATAATTTCGCTGTGGTTGTAAGTACTGAAATGGTCGCATTTAACTGGTACCCTGGCAAGAACAAGTCCATGCTTATTCCTAACTGTTACTTCCGAATGGGGTGTGCTGCTTCTCTTCTTTCAAACCGAAGACACGATTTTAGACGCGCGAAGTACCGCCTCGAACACATTGTGCGTACTCACAAAGGTTCCGATGATCGTAGCTTCAG GTCTGTTTACCAAGAAGAAGATGAGCAGAGATTCAAGGGTCTAAAGATCAGCAAAGATCTCATGGAAGTTGGTGGTGATGCCCTGAAAACAAACATAACAACTCTCGGGCCACTCGTGCTGCCATTCTCCGAACAGCTCATGTTTTTCGCGACGCTGGCTCGAAAGCAATTGTTTGGTGGCAAAGCAGCATCCAAACCATACATTCCTGACTACAAACTTGCATTTGAACATTTCTGTGTTCATGCAGCTAGCAAGAGTGTTCTGGATGAGCTTCAGAGGAACCTAGAATTGAGTGACAAAAACATAGAACCATCACGAATGACTCTACACCGGTTTGGCAACACATCCAGTAGTAGCATTTGGTATGAACTGGCATATCTTGAAGCTAAGGAGAGAGTGAGGAGAGGTGATAGGATTTGGCAACTAGCTTTTGGCTCTGGGTTCAAGTGCAACAGCGTTGTCTGGAGATCGTTGCGTAAGGTAAAGAAGCCTACTGCCAACAACCCATGGCTCGATTGCCTCGATCGTTACCCAGTGCAGATGCACATCTAG